From Bradyrhizobium sp. AZCC 1610:
GTTCTTGTAGAGCGCCAGCAGCCGGTCCTGATAGGCGGAGAGCTTGAAGAAGTAGCTCTTCTCCTCAACCCACTCGACCGGCGAGCCCTGCGGACCGCGGCGCACATTATCCTCACCGAGGATGGTTTCCTCCTCGGCGTAATAGGCTTCGTCGCGCACCGAATACCAGCCGGCATAGGTGTCGATATAGATGTCGCCGTTCTGCTGCATCCGGTTCCAGACCACCTGGACCGAACGATGATGGTCGGGCTCCGTGGTGCGGATGAAGCGGTCGAACGACACGTTGAGCCGCTCGTCCATCTCCTTGAACCGGCCGGCATTGCGCGCGGCGAGTTCGGCGACGCCAAGCCCCTCGCTCTCGGCGGTCTGCACCATCTTCAGGCCGTGCTCGTCGGTGCCGGTGAGGAAGAACACGTCCTTGCCGTTGAGCCGCTGAAACCGCGCCAGCGCATCGGTCGCGATCGCCTCGTAGGCGTGACCGATATGCGGAATGCCGTTGGGATAGGCGATCGCGGTGGTGATGAAATAGGTATTGCGCTCGGCAGCCACCGCGGGCTGGGCGACGGCAGCCGGCTTCGCGCGCGGCGTGGCTGGCTTTGCACGTTTAGCTACGGGGGCTGCCGGTACGGCGGAGCTCGTTTCTTGCGACGTTACCGCGCGCGCCTTCGTCGTTTTGTTCGCTGATTTATTCGCGGATTTCTTGACGGATTTCTTGGCTGCCTTCTTCGCAGCCTTTTTCGGTGACTTCGGCGCGGCTTTCTTCGCAGCCTTCTTCGAAGGCTTGCCGGCCTTCTTCACGACGCGCTTGCTCTTGGTCGCCCCCTTCTTGGCGGCACGCTTTTTCGCCGCGGCCTTCTTGCTGGCGCGGGCGGGCAGCGCTTTACGAGTCTTCTTCGCCTTGCGCTTTTTCGAAGCTTTCTTTCCAGCCTTCGCCACCACGAATTCCTTTAGTTCAACTCAACGATTGTCGGGATTGTTGTCGGACGGAGCGTTACCGCGTCGCTTCCGCGAGCATCCCGAACACCGAGAAAACCAGCGGTTTTCGCTCCAAATTATAGGATTCGGTGTCGCGTGCGGCGCGGACGATCTTTTCCCATACCTCAGCCAGCCGTGCAAGGCGGGGCAGATTCGCGTTGGCATCCTCAGTGCGCAGCTTTTCGCCGATCCAGCGATCGATGCCGTCGATGAAAGCCGCCAGCGCCACGCGGTCGCTGGTGCCCAGCGCGTCGCCCAGGGCATGCAGCTCGCGCGGGTCGACCTGCGGCAGCGTCGCCAGCAGCGCCGCGGTGCGCTGCTGCAGCTTCAGCGCGTCGCCGCCAAGCAGCGTCAGCGCGCGGGACACGCTCCCCTCTGCCGCCTCTGCGGCCTCCGCCAGTGCCGGATCATCGGGCGCCATGTCAGCGGCGCGCGACGCCGCGCGAATGACGTCGTCGGTCGCGAGCGGTCGCAGCGGCAACTTGCGGCAGCGGGACAGGATCGTCGGCAAGGCCCGTGCCGGCGAATGGCTGACAAGCAGGAACAGCGATCGTTGCGGCGGCTCTTCGAGGATCTTGAGCAGCGCGTTGGCGGCGTTCGGATTGAGCTCGTCGACGGTGTCGACGATGCAGACCCGCCAGCCGTCCACCGCGGCGGTCGAGCCGAAGAACGAAATCGTCTCTCGCGTCTCGTCGACGGTAATCACGGTCCGCATCACGCCGCGATCGTTGAGGCCGCGTTCCAGCACCAGCAGTCCGCCATGCGCGCCGGCGGTGACCTGACGCGCGACGGGATCGGCCGGATCGAGCGCAAGCGTCTCGGCGCGCTGCACCGAAGGCGCCATGGGCTTGGAATTCGCGAGCACGAAGCGGGCCATGCGATAGGCCAGCGTCGCCTTGCCGATGCCCTGTGGACCGCCGATCAGCCAGGCATGCGGAATGCGCCCACTGCGATAGGCGTTGAGCAACGCCATCTCTGCCTCGCGGTGGCCGAACAGATCGGCCGTTGCGCGGCAATGCCTGACCGCCACTTCCTGCTCGGTCTTGCGTGCGCTCATGCCGTACCCGCCGGGCTCGGGACCGCGAGCACACGATCGCGCAGCGCCGTCCAGACGCGCCCAGCGACCGTGTCGGCATCGGCATTGGCGTCGATCAGCACGCAGCGCTGCGGGTCTTCAGCGGCGATCTGCCGGTAGGCATCGCGCAGATCCTGATGAAACTGCAGATCCTCCGCCTCGAAACGATCCGCCACGCCGCCGCCGCGGCGAGCCGCGGCACGCTGCAGGCCGACTTCCACGGGAATGTCCAGAATGATGGTCAGGTCCGGCTTGAGATCGCCGATGGTGACGCGCTGCATGGCATTGAGCACGATGGGAGAGACCTGCCCCAGACGACCCTGATAGGCGCGGGTCGAATCCGAGAAGCGATCGCACAGCACCCATGTTCCCTGGCTGAGCGCAGGCTGGATCACCGTACGAACATGATCGTCGCGGGCAGCCGCGAACAGCAACGTCTCCGCGTCCGGCCCAAGCAGCTTGCCCATTCCCGACAGCACGAGATGCCGCATGATTTCCGCCCCCGGCGAGCCACCAGGCTCGCGGGTAACGATGGCGCGAAGCTTTGCCGCTGCAAGACGCTCGGCGAGCTTCTTGATCTGCGTGGACTTTCCGGAGCCCTCGCCGCCCTCAAACGTAATGAACTTCCCGCGTCCGGAAGGCCGCTGCAGCGTTGCCTGGGTCATGCTCAGAGCTTCTCTGCGCTCGCGCGGAACATACCGATGACGAGCTCGCTGGCTCCGTCGATCGCGCGACGCATGGTCGAGCCGGTACCGACCGCTTCCGCCGCATAGACCGGCGTCTCCACGGCGATATTGGTACCGCGCCATACCTTGACGACACCGACCGGCTGGCCGGCCTGCACCGGCGCCCGCACAGGGCCACTGTAGACGATGCGCGCGATCAGTTTTTCGTTGCCGTTCTTCGGCACCATCACCTTGATCGGCTCCGGGCTTGCAAGCTTTACAGAGCGGCTTTCGCCGCCAAACACTTTGGCATAGCCGACCTGCTGGTTGGCCGCGAACAGCGTGCGCGTCTCGAAATTGCGAAAACCCCATTCCAGCATCTTCTTGGCCTCGGAGGCGCGATCGTCGGGATCCTCGAGCCCGTTGATCACGACGATCAGCCGCGTGTCGTTCTGCACGGCGGAGCCGACCATGCCGTAGCCGCCGTCCTTGGTGTAGCCGGTCTTCAGCCCGTCGGCGCCGTTGAGCGTATTGAGCAGCGGATTGCGGTTCTGCTGCCGGATTTTGTTCCAGATGAATTCCCTCTCGCCGAACAATTTGTACATGTCGGGATAGGTCAGGATCAGGTGGCGGGCGAGTTTTGCCAGTTCCCGCACCGTCATCCTGTTGGCGGGATCGGGCAGCCCGCTGGAATTTCCGAACGTCGACTTCGGCATGCCAAGCTCGCGGGCCCGTTTGGTCAAGAAGTCGGCGGCAAAGATCCGCTCGTTGCCGGCCATGCCTTCGGCGAGCGCAATGCAGGAATCATTGCCGCTCTGGATGATCGCGCCGCGCAGCAGGTCGTCGACCGAAACCTTGCTGTTGAGAATGGCAAACATGGTCGAGCCGCCGGCCGGCGCGCCGCCCTTGCGCCAGGCGTTCTCGCTGATCCGGTATTCGTCCGTCGGCTTGATCTTGCCTTCCTTGATGGCGTTGAAGACGACCTCGACCGTCATCAGCTTCATCATGCTGGACGGCGCTCGCAATTCGTCGGCGTTCTTCTCGAACAGCACGCTGCCGCTGGACGCCTCGACCAGGATCGCGGTCGGCGCGTCGCCGTCGAACCCGCCCTCTTCCTTCTTGCCGCCCTGCACGCTGTTGTTGGCGGCGTACACGATCCCGCCCCAACCGACCGCGAGCGCGAGCACGGCGGCCATCAGGCCGCGCCACGGGATGATGGCCGCGGCGTCGGATTTGCGGGAAACGGAAGTCTCTGCTGCCATCGGCGATGTCCTGAATCCCTGCGTTCTAACAGTTGGAAGTATCGCAAACAACACAGGTTTTGGACTTGCCTTTTGGACTTGCCGCCGTGTCGATCGGATTGCGGCACCGAACGAAGGAACGTATCGTGGCGATGCTGCAATTTCCGGACAGGATACGAAAAACAGGGCGGAAACGCGATGCCATCCTCACGCACCATTTCCGCCAACGGACTGGATCTGTTTGTGCTCGAACAAGGCCAGGGTCCGCTGGTGCTGCTCTGCCATGGCTGGCCCGAACTATCCTATTCCTGGCGGCACCAGATCGGATCCATCGCGGAAGCCGGTTTCCATGTCGTCGCCCCCGATATGCGCGGGTTCGGCCGGACCAGCGCGCCCGCCGATGTCGGCGCCTACACCATCTTCCACAATGTTGGCGATATGGTCGCTCTGGTGGCGGCGCTTGGCGAAAAGCAGGCCGTCATTGTCGGCCATGATTGGGGTGCGCCGGTCGCGTGGCACGCGGCTACGTTCCGCCCCGATATCTTCACCAGGGTCGCGGGCCTCAGCGTTCCGCCACCCTCCCGCGGGCGCGGTCTTCCGCTCGAAACCCTGCGGAACAACGGCATTACCAATTTCTACTGGCAGTATTTTCAGACTCCGGGAGTGGCAGAGGCCGAGTTCGAGCGCGATGTCGCCGCGACAATGCGAATCGTGCTGGCCGGGCGCGGGCTCTCCGATCCGGCGGCCCATCAGTTTGTTCAGGAGGGCAAGGGCTTCCTCGGCGATGCCGCTGCCAATCGGCCGTTGCCGAACTGGCTGACCGAGGCCGACCTCGCCTATTTCGCAGCCGTCTACCGGGACTCGGGCTTTCGCGGCGGGCTCAACTGGTATCGCAACATCGACCGCAACTGGGAACTGACCGCACCGTGGCAAGGCGCGCAAATTCACCAGCCTTCCCTGTTCATCGCAGGATCGAAGGATGGCGTCATTACCGGCCTGATCGGCGCCAAGCAGGTCAAGGAGATGGAGCGCGTGCTGCCGAACTTGCGGCAGAAACTCATTCTCGATGGGGCGGGTCACTGGATTCAGCAGGAGCGGCCCGACGAGGTCAACGCCGCCCTGATCGACTTCCTGAAGGGTTAGTACAGCCCGCGCCCACTCAGCACTTCGCTTGGCCCCCGCGGATCGACCGGCAGGTAAGCCTGGCTCGGAGCCGCATAGCTGGCATCATTCCCGTAGGACACGGCGCGCGGGTTTTCCGCGGTGCGGCCACGCGAGCGGCCGGAGGCCGACATTTCCGAAGTCGCATTGATCGAGGCGTAGTCGGCCGAGGTATTGCCAAGGCTGTAGGGCCGCCCCTCCGGCATCGGAACCTCGCCCCGGATCCGGCCTGCGGAGGAGGAGATTTCGGGCACAAACGGACGGGCCGAAGCGACCCGGACGTTGGACGGAGACGGGGCAGGCTCGCCGGTCCGGAGCGTTGCCAGGAGCTGGCGGTCGTCGGAACCCTCCAGCGGCGCCCGGCCGACATATTCAACGCGGACCTTGGCGACACCATTTGCTTTGAATTCAAGGAGTTCCGCGGCCTTGTTCGAGACGTCGATGAGGCGGTTGCCATGGTAAGGGCCGCGGTCGTTGACGCGCACGATGAGCGATTTACCGTTCCGGGTATTGGTGACGCGGGCGTAGCTCGGGATCGGTAGCGTCGGATGGGCAGCGGTCAGCGAGGTCATGTCAAAAACCTCACCATTGGCGGTCAGCCGGCCATGGAAGTCATCGCCATACCAGGAGGCCATACCCTCGGCGCGATAGTTCGGATCCTCTTCAGGCACGTAGACCCGGCCCGCGACGGTATAGGGCTTGCCGATGCGGTAGGTTCCCCCGCCCTTCGGCACGGCCTCCCCGAACGCCACCACGCGAGGGCTCGAGGAGACGCCATATTTGGGATCGACGCGGCTGGCGAATTTGTCCGACGAGGCGCAGTTGGCAAGGAGAAGGCACGTTGCCACGGCAACGGTACCGCGAACCGCCAGTACGATCGTTCTTGGCCGTCGAATCCCCATCACCCCAATTACCATTTTCAGCGGCCGACTGCCTATCTTGAAGCGTTGCGGCCTTAACCCCACGATGCGGCCACCTCCGCATCACGCTGTGAAGATATCGCAACCGGAACACGGCGGAAATGGGGTCTGCTCCCGCGTGGTAAATCAATCGTTGCTTTGCGCATCCGTCGATTTACGGGCGCGCACTATCGATAATCGGCAAAACACGGCCCGTTCGCACCGTCCCTTGTGCCGCTCTCAGACAATCTGTTGCACCAAATCATCACTCACGGCCGATCTGCGATTCCAGCCTGTGAATCTTTTTGACTGTGCAACGGTGGAGTCGTTCTGTGGATTGTAGGGGCGCAAAGGATTTGTGCGATGATCGAGACAGTTACAGCGGTGATGGGTTTGGTGAGCGCGGGCATTTTCCTTGCACACGCGTTTGAAGGCTATCGTTCCAGAGCTTGAGGTTTGAACGCCTGGCGGTTCGGGGGGACCGCGCGGCTTCGGACAGAGTAATAACTTGGTAGTGCCGGCCAGGGATTCGGAAACCTTTAATAAATTCGGACGAGCATCTGAGTGGTAGGTGTCTCATGCGCCACGACATTGTCTCCAACGGATTTCTTGCCCTGACCACGGCCAGCTTCCTGCTGCTGTGCTCGAGCCTGCTGGCTGTTGCGTTCGGCTAAACAAGCGCCGCTCCAATTGCGGAGTCCGGACTTGTACGTCTGTGTCCAACCGGTCAATTAGCGCGCTAAGACTGCGACCGACCGCCAGCGCGCTTCTGTTGCCGACGCGAGTTAGCGGCGATGATTTCGAACACGGCGATAAGGACTGCGCAACTGGCCAGCCACTGCCATGATGAAGACCATCGAGAGCATCGAAACTACTCAATCGGGCGCGGGGTAGTTCTAGCTGATTCGATGCAGATTTGCCGTTTGTAAACGTCAAACGGAAACGTCTCCAACGCGACGCGCAGCCGTCATTCCAACGCGGCAGTCGGATCTACGCCTCAGCGGAGGGAGCTAAAGTTTCCGCCGAAGGCGCAACTTGATTCACGATGATCCTCAACCGGGGGCTAAGCAATGAGACAGAAGGTCCGTGTTTCGAAAGCGAAACCCATGGCGCGACGGGCGCCGCGAAGTCTGTCGGAGCGAATGGCAGAACTCAACGAACTAAAGCAGCAAGTTCGTGTGGCTGAAGCTGTCCTGCGACCCAAGACGTGGCGACCAGCAAGGTTGACTGGCTAGGTCAAGCCGCGCGTTCGGTTGCCGCGTCCTCTAGCTGAGCGATGGATTGAGTACGGTATAGTTTTCCCGGTCCGGCTCACACGGCACAGCCGTCAGGCGAACATACTCCGCCTGGCGGCTTTCAAATTATTGCTTGGCCGCAATACCGAAGGCGCAGACTGATTTGAAATGTGGCAGACGGTTGTGATCGTCGCAAACAATCAAGGCGACCACAAAAAACGCCGGCCAAGGGACCCTTGTGAGAAACGCAAGACCGGAAACATTTGTCTGATATTTTGTCCGACGCTATCTCGCGTTCGCATTGCGTTCATTAGGAACGTGCGCTAAGCGACTGAGATTCCAGAGCTGGAAGGGTGGCCGAGTGGTTTAAGGCACCGGTCTTGAAAACCGGCGTGCCCGCAAGGGTACCGTGGGTTCGAATCCCACCCCTTCCGCCAGAAAGGCGAAAATCCGCGGGTTGTTCGCGGCTATTCGCATTTGCAATTAGCTAAAGCGTCAGCCTGACGTTGCAGATGTCGTGTTCCTGCGGGTCCGATTTCACCTCGAAGCCAAGGCTGCGGCACATTGCCAGCATGACCGTGTTTTCTGCCAGCACGTCGCCGGAAATGGCCTTCAATCCCTCCGATTTCGCATATTCGATAATCATCTGCATCAGGGCCCAACCAAGCCCCCTGCCCTTGAGGTCCGATCTCAGCAGGATCGCATATTCGCCGCTCTCATAGATCGAGTCCGAATGGATCCTGACTACCCCGACCAGATCGTTGGTCGCCTCGTCGAACGCAACAAAGGCCATCGCACGGGCATAATCGAGCTGGGTCAGGCGGGCGATGAATTCGTGAGAAAATTCCTTCATCGGGGCGAAGAACCGCAGCCGCAGGTCCTGCATCGTGACGTGTTTGAGCATCTCGTGGATCAGCGGCTCGTCCTCGGGCCGGATCGGACGAACGAATACGCGCCAGCCGTCCTTGACCTCGATGTGACGCTGCCATTGCGAAGGATAAGGCCGCACCGCGAAATTCGCAGGGCCTGAACCGCGAAACTTCCGCTCCACACGGCCGATCACGACGCGCGCATCGACGGCGAGCACGCCTGCTTCATCAGCCAGCAACGGATTGACATCAAGCCCGCGGATTTCAGGAATGTCCGCGGCCATCTGCGCCAGCTTGACCAGAACCATCGCGACGGCGTCCTGCTTCACCGCCGGCACGTCGCGATAGGCGCGCAACAGCCGCGAGACGCGGGTGCGCTCGATCAGGCTGCGCGCCAGTTGCAGGTCGAGCGGCGGCAGCGCCAGCGCCTTGTCGTTGATGATCTCGACCGCCGTGCCGCCGCGGCCGAACACGACGACGGTGCCAAATGTCGCATCGTCGGCAAGGCCGAGAATGAGCTCGCGCGCCTTTGCCCGCACCACCATGGCCTGCACCATCACGCCCGAAATCCGCGCCTCCGGCCGCAACGATCTTGCACGCGCAAGTATCTCGGCGGCTGCCTTGCGCACCGCGTCGGCGCTGGTGAGGTTGAGCACGACGCCACCGACATCGGATTTGTGCACAATGTCCCGCGACATGATCTTGAGCACGACGGTCGAGCCCCGCGCGAAGATTGCATTCGCATGAGCGACCGCCTCTTCGGCGTCGGCGGCGGCGAAGGTCGGCACGACAGCGATGTCATAGGCGTCGAACAGCCGCTTGATCTCGATCGGATCGAGCCAGGAGCGGCCGTCGGCGAGCGCTGCGGCAACAATCTGCCGCGCTGCGTCGGCATCGGGTGCAAACTCGTTCGGCATGGCGGGTGGAACCTGCGCCAATGCCTCCACCACCTCGCGATGGCGAACCAGGTGCATGAACCCAAGGACAGCGTCGCCGCCGGTCTGATAGTTCGGAATGCCAACCCCGCTCAAGAGATCGCCGATCGACGGCGCCGCGCCGACCCAGACCGCGAGAACGGGCTTCCGCGACATGCGATGCCCGGCGCGATATTTCTGCACAACCTCGGTCACGGCCGCGGCGATCTCGTCGGCGCGCGCGATCGCCGTCTGCACGTTCATGACCAGCACGGCGTCGTTTTCGGGATCGGCCAGCAACGCTTCGAGCGCTGCGGCATAGCGCGCGGGATCGGCATCGCCGACGATATCGACGGGGTTCGATTTCGACCATGTCGGCGGCAACGCAGCGTCCAGCTTCTCACGGGTCGCTGGTGATATAGAAGCGGAAATGCCGCCGAGTTCGACCAACCGGTCAACCGCCAGCACGCCGATGCCGCCGCCATTGGTCAGGATCGCCAGCCGCTTTCCGGGCGGCGATTTGAGCCGCCCGAGCGTCTCGGCGCAGTCGAACAATTCGCGCAAGTCCGATACGCGCAGGATGCCGGCGCGCTGAAACGCGGCGTCGTAGACGGCATCCGCCCCGGCCAGCGCGCCGGTATGGGTTGCAGCCGCCCGCGCGCCTTGCGCCATCCGGCCCGACTTGACGACCGCGACTGGCTTGATCCTGGCGGCGGCACGCGCCGCCGACATGAACTTGCGGGCGTCCTTGATCGCTTCGATGTAGAGCAGGATGGCGTGGGTCTTTTCATCCAGCGCGAAGTAATCGAGCAGATCGGCGATATCGACATCGAGCTGGTCGCCAATCGAAACAATGCCGGAAAAGCCAACGGCCCGTTGCGCCGCCCAGTCCACCATGCCCGCGGCAATGGCGCCGGACTGCGAGATCAGCGCCAGATTTCCTGCGGCCGGCATATGCGCGGAAAAGCTCGCGTTGAGACTGACGCCCGGCATCATGATGCCCAGGCAATTCGGGCCGATCAGCCGCATGCCGTATTT
This genomic window contains:
- a CDS encoding DNA polymerase III subunit delta', coding for MSARKTEQEVAVRHCRATADLFGHREAEMALLNAYRSGRIPHAWLIGGPQGIGKATLAYRMARFVLANSKPMAPSVQRAETLALDPADPVARQVTAGAHGGLLVLERGLNDRGVMRTVITVDETRETISFFGSTAAVDGWRVCIVDTVDELNPNAANALLKILEEPPQRSLFLLVSHSPARALPTILSRCRKLPLRPLATDDVIRAASRAADMAPDDPALAEAAEAAEGSVSRALTLLGGDALKLQQRTAALLATLPQVDPRELHALGDALGTSDRVALAAFIDGIDRWIGEKLRTEDANANLPRLARLAEVWEKIVRAARDTESYNLERKPLVFSVFGMLAEATR
- the tmk gene encoding dTMP kinase, encoding MTQATLQRPSGRGKFITFEGGEGSGKSTQIKKLAERLAAAKLRAIVTREPGGSPGAEIMRHLVLSGMGKLLGPDAETLLFAAARDDHVRTVIQPALSQGTWVLCDRFSDSTRAYQGRLGQVSPIVLNAMQRVTIGDLKPDLTIILDIPVEVGLQRAAARRGGGVADRFEAEDLQFHQDLRDAYRQIAAEDPQRCVLIDANADADTVAGRVWTALRDRVLAVPSPAGTA
- a CDS encoding D-alanyl-D-alanine carboxypeptidase family protein, with translation MAAETSVSRKSDAAAIIPWRGLMAAVLALAVGWGGIVYAANNSVQGGKKEEGGFDGDAPTAILVEASSGSVLFEKNADELRAPSSMMKLMTVEVVFNAIKEGKIKPTDEYRISENAWRKGGAPAGGSTMFAILNSKVSVDDLLRGAIIQSGNDSCIALAEGMAGNERIFAADFLTKRARELGMPKSTFGNSSGLPDPANRMTVRELAKLARHLILTYPDMYKLFGEREFIWNKIRQQNRNPLLNTLNGADGLKTGYTKDGGYGMVGSAVQNDTRLIVVINGLEDPDDRASEAKKMLEWGFRNFETRTLFAANQQVGYAKVFGGESRSVKLASPEPIKVMVPKNGNEKLIARIVYSGPVRAPVQAGQPVGVVKVWRGTNIAVETPVYAAEAVGTGSTMRRAIDGASELVIGMFRASAEKL
- a CDS encoding alpha/beta fold hydrolase, translated to MPSSRTISANGLDLFVLEQGQGPLVLLCHGWPELSYSWRHQIGSIAEAGFHVVAPDMRGFGRTSAPADVGAYTIFHNVGDMVALVAALGEKQAVIVGHDWGAPVAWHAATFRPDIFTRVAGLSVPPPSRGRGLPLETLRNNGITNFYWQYFQTPGVAEAEFERDVAATMRIVLAGRGLSDPAAHQFVQEGKGFLGDAAANRPLPNWLTEADLAYFAAVYRDSGFRGGLNWYRNIDRNWELTAPWQGAQIHQPSLFIAGSKDGVITGLIGAKQVKEMERVLPNLRQKLILDGAGHWIQQERPDEVNAALIDFLKG
- a CDS encoding septal ring lytic transglycosylase RlpA family protein is translated as MGIRRPRTIVLAVRGTVAVATCLLLANCASSDKFASRVDPKYGVSSSPRVVAFGEAVPKGGGTYRIGKPYTVAGRVYVPEEDPNYRAEGMASWYGDDFHGRLTANGEVFDMTSLTAAHPTLPIPSYARVTNTRNGKSLIVRVNDRGPYHGNRLIDVSNKAAELLEFKANGVAKVRVEYVGRAPLEGSDDRQLLATLRTGEPAPSPSNVRVASARPFVPEISSSAGRIRGEVPMPEGRPYSLGNTSADYASINATSEMSASGRSRGRTAENPRAVSYGNDASYAAPSQAYLPVDPRGPSEVLSGRGLY
- a CDS encoding bifunctional acetate--CoA ligase family protein/GNAT family N-acetyltransferase, giving the protein MSTYRLTNLLSPHSVALVGASPRHGSVGRAILNNIRKAQFKGEFGLVNPRYHEIDGVATAGSIARLAFAPELVVLTAPARTIAGLIDEAGRRGAAGAVIVSAGLGHGPGSMADAAERAAQKYGMRLIGPNCLGIMMPGVSLNASFSAHMPAAGNLALISQSGAIAAGMVDWAAQRAVGFSGIVSIGDQLDVDIADLLDYFALDEKTHAILLYIEAIKDARKFMSAARAAARIKPVAVVKSGRMAQGARAAATHTGALAGADAVYDAAFQRAGILRVSDLRELFDCAETLGRLKSPPGKRLAILTNGGGIGVLAVDRLVELGGISASISPATREKLDAALPPTWSKSNPVDIVGDADPARYAAALEALLADPENDAVLVMNVQTAIARADEIAAAVTEVVQKYRAGHRMSRKPVLAVWVGAAPSIGDLLSGVGIPNYQTGGDAVLGFMHLVRHREVVEALAQVPPAMPNEFAPDADAARQIVAAALADGRSWLDPIEIKRLFDAYDIAVVPTFAAADAEEAVAHANAIFARGSTVVLKIMSRDIVHKSDVGGVVLNLTSADAVRKAAAEILARARSLRPEARISGVMVQAMVVRAKARELILGLADDATFGTVVVFGRGGTAVEIINDKALALPPLDLQLARSLIERTRVSRLLRAYRDVPAVKQDAVAMVLVKLAQMAADIPEIRGLDVNPLLADEAGVLAVDARVVIGRVERKFRGSGPANFAVRPYPSQWQRHIEVKDGWRVFVRPIRPEDEPLIHEMLKHVTMQDLRLRFFAPMKEFSHEFIARLTQLDYARAMAFVAFDEATNDLVGVVRIHSDSIYESGEYAILLRSDLKGRGLGWALMQMIIEYAKSEGLKAISGDVLAENTVMLAMCRSLGFEVKSDPQEHDICNVRLTL